A single Tuberibacillus sp. Marseille-P3662 DNA region contains:
- a CDS encoding YrhC family protein, giving the protein MSDNQLHQLKNKMTDYQRFSLIFLFLSAFIFVGSVIPFAGRTALKADVLALISMGCVTIALLFYWRMRKAKEAYENG; this is encoded by the coding sequence ATGTCAGACAATCAATTACATCAATTAAAAAATAAGATGACTGATTATCAACGCTTTAGTTTGATATTTTTGTTCCTCAGTGCGTTTATATTTGTGGGCTCGGTGATACCGTTTGCGGGTCGAACGGCCCTTAAAGCTGATGTACTCGCATTGATCAGTATGGGCTGCGTAACGATTGCTTTATTATTCTATTGGCGGATGCGCAAGGCAAAAGAAGCCTATGAAAATGGTTAG
- a CDS encoding OmpA/MotB family protein — protein MPRRRHQQQSPQEHYWPSFTDMMAMVVLVFLFIAIIAFVQAIYEAYDQREVERELAQVTDVKKNISDIINQKLAEKIGKDKITRGPNNTISVEGNVLFESAKAKVSDHGKTVLNGVADALVNIIENEKLSQYIYIILIEGHTDSVPYDNWSLSTDRAVNVLKYMQSANTKLTKNAYAKYLAATGYSKYKPIADDHTAASRQKNRRISFQIILDDNKWQNKIQTLLDQ, from the coding sequence ATGCCTCGTCGTCGACATCAGCAACAGTCACCTCAGGAACATTATTGGCCATCTTTTACCGATATGATGGCCATGGTCGTTCTCGTATTTTTATTCATTGCCATCATCGCGTTTGTCCAGGCTATATATGAAGCATACGATCAAAGGGAAGTCGAACGTGAATTAGCTCAAGTTACGGATGTCAAAAAAAATATATCAGACATCATCAATCAAAAACTGGCTGAAAAGATCGGAAAGGATAAAATTACGCGCGGACCCAACAACACAATATCAGTCGAGGGAAATGTCCTGTTTGAATCGGCCAAAGCTAAAGTCAGTGATCATGGAAAAACCGTATTAAATGGTGTTGCCGATGCTCTAGTCAATATTATTGAAAACGAAAAATTAAGTCAGTATATTTACATTATTTTAATCGAAGGCCATACAGATTCGGTCCCTTATGATAATTGGTCACTATCAACCGATCGAGCTGTGAATGTCTTAAAATATATGCAGTCAGCCAATACCAAACTCACTAAAAATGCCTACGCTAAATATCTAGCAGCCACAGGCTACAGTAAATACAAACCGATCGCAGACGATCATACAGCTGCTTCGCGACAAAAAAACCGGCGTATCTCATTTCAAATTATCTTAGATGATAACAAATGGCAAAATAAGATTCAGACTTTATTAGACCAATAA